From a single Nicotiana tomentosiformis chromosome 2, ASM39032v3, whole genome shotgun sequence genomic region:
- the LOC138904282 gene encoding uncharacterized protein: MDNSDEIELFSDNPQGPSVEQESEEIRNLRQQLSDVYQAWVSGQPPPQGPSKGTSTVPRATQLPRHAVSDHIPPQGYVPNYSLHAAPGTSNMRPPVAPVRNTPIVVSDVPVYTILPPPPMTRSNNESPSYAYDGQYYSPNMDFRVLAPYNQTPQYESQVENEKPAKTVEPDEMARKMKSFEQNIPGLGGHKSVSFSDLCMFPHIHLPPGFKTPKFEKYDRHGDPVAHLKRYCNQLRGAGRKEEILMAYVGESFVGVASEWFIDQDISHWYV; this comes from the coding sequence ATGGATAACAGTGATGAAATCGAGTTATTCAGTGACAATCCCCAAGGTCCGTCAGTTGAGCAAGAGTCAGAGGAAATAAGAAACTTAAGACAACAactgtctgatgtatatcaagcttgggtttccggtcagcctccaccccaggGTCCCTCaaagggaacttccaccgtaccccggGCTACTCAACTACCGCGCCATGCAGTGAGCGATCACATTCCACCAcaagggtatgtgccaaactacagccttcATGCTGCCCCCGGTACCTCTAAtatgcgacctccagtcgcaccggtcaggaacacccCTATCGTCGTGTCTGACGTACCGGTATATACAATCCTGCCACCACCTCCTATGACGAGGTCAAACAACGAGTCACCATCgtatgcttatgatggccaatactactctccaaatatggatTTTAGGGTCTTGGCTCCAtacaatcagactcctcagtatgAGTCAcaagtggaaaatgaaaagcctgccaagacggttgagccggatgagatggccaggaaaatgaaaagttttGAACAAAACATACCGGGACTAGGTGGCCACAAAAGTGTTTCATTCAGTGacctatgcatgttccctcatattcatttaccaccagggttcaagaccccaaaatttgagaaatatgataGACACGGCGACCCTGTCGCCCACTTGAAAAGGTACTGTAACCAGCTAAGGGGTGCAGGTCGAAAAGAAGAAATTCTGATGGCTTATGTTGGGGAAAGTtttgtgggggtagcctctgaatggttcattgaccaagatatctctcactggtaTGTCTAG